In Bosea vestrisii, the following are encoded in one genomic region:
- a CDS encoding leucyl aminopeptidase family protein encodes MHPLLLPAGTPAIPVHCVAKANWPALQEKLASVSRSFAQAQGFEARTGQHVLLPDVAGSLAAVLLGVDVAGPRRRDPFAPGRLVTSLPPGNYALAGDIGDASLAALGWLLTAYRFERYRKQKPIAARLVLPEGVDGEELTNLAEATALARDLVNTSAADLGPVEIEAAVRTLAQTHGAEVDSIVGDDLLVANFPMIHAVGRASTRAPRLIDLHWGAADHPKVTLVGKGVAFDTGGLNLKTDAGMLLMKKDMGGAAAAIAAARMIMQAKLKVRLRLLVPAVENAVSGASFRPGDVLQSRKGLTVEIGNTDAEGRLILADALALADEEAPELLIDFATLTGAARVALGPELPPFYTHDDGLAAEIARLSAAVNDPVWRMPLWPPYDGMLDSKIADLNNVSGGAFAGSVTAALFLNRFVEKSRSYAHFDIYGWNPSTKPGRPEGGECQAARLTYALAKQLYGAR; translated from the coding sequence GTGCACCCGTTGCTGCTCCCTGCCGGAACACCCGCCATCCCCGTCCATTGCGTCGCCAAGGCCAACTGGCCGGCCTTGCAAGAAAAACTCGCCTCCGTCTCACGCAGCTTTGCCCAGGCTCAGGGCTTCGAAGCACGGACCGGGCAGCATGTCCTGCTGCCGGATGTGGCGGGTTCTCTTGCGGCCGTACTGCTCGGGGTCGATGTGGCGGGGCCGCGGCGGCGCGATCCGTTCGCACCCGGCCGTCTCGTCACGAGCCTGCCGCCGGGCAACTACGCTCTTGCGGGCGATATTGGCGATGCCAGCCTCGCGGCACTCGGCTGGCTGCTCACCGCCTATCGTTTCGAGCGCTACCGCAAGCAAAAGCCGATCGCAGCCCGGCTCGTCCTGCCCGAGGGCGTCGACGGCGAGGAACTGACCAATCTCGCCGAGGCGACGGCGCTGGCGCGCGATCTCGTCAACACCTCCGCTGCCGATCTCGGTCCCGTCGAGATCGAGGCGGCCGTGCGGACGCTGGCGCAAACCCATGGTGCCGAGGTCGACAGCATCGTCGGCGACGATCTGCTCGTGGCCAATTTTCCGATGATCCATGCCGTCGGCCGGGCTTCGACGCGGGCGCCGCGACTGATCGATCTCCATTGGGGGGCGGCCGATCACCCAAAGGTGACCCTGGTCGGCAAGGGTGTCGCCTTCGACACCGGCGGGCTCAACCTCAAGACCGATGCCGGTATGCTGCTGATGAAGAAGGACATGGGCGGCGCGGCGGCGGCGATCGCCGCGGCGCGCATGATCATGCAGGCGAAACTGAAGGTCCGCCTGCGCCTGCTGGTTCCTGCCGTCGAAAACGCCGTCTCCGGCGCCTCCTTCCGTCCCGGCGATGTGCTGCAGAGCCGAAAGGGGCTGACCGTCGAGATCGGCAACACCGACGCCGAGGGGAGGCTGATCCTCGCCGATGCGCTGGCGCTCGCCGACGAGGAGGCACCCGAGCTGCTGATCGATTTCGCGACGCTGACCGGGGCCGCCCGCGTCGCGCTCGGGCCCGAGCTGCCGCCGTTCTATACCCATGACGACGGGCTGGCAGCCGAGATCGCTCGCCTCAGCGCTGCGGTGAACGATCCGGTCTGGCGCATGCCGCTCTGGCCGCCCTATGACGGCATGCTCGATTCCAAGATCGCCGACCTCAACAATGTCTCCGGCGGCGCCTTCGCCGGCTCGGTGACGGCCGCGCTCTTCCTCAACCGCTTCGTCGAGAAGAGCCGCTCCTACGCGCATTTCGACATTTACGGCTGGAACCCCTCGACCAAGCCGGGCCGGCCCGAGGGCGGCGAGTGTCAGGCGGCGCGGCTGACCTATGCCTTGGCGAAGCAGCTTTATGGCGCCCGTTAA
- a CDS encoding MarR family transcriptional regulator, with translation MALEIKPTQALRLWREVHLDLVRDTQADLSVRQTAILLTIYLELPPHTVRGLAARLGVTKPVITRALDSMGKLGLVTRKRDEFDKRNVVIQRTVAGALAVEHLADLVTARARELGAA, from the coding sequence ATGGCGCTGGAGATCAAGCCGACACAGGCGCTCAGGCTCTGGCGCGAGGTGCATCTCGATCTGGTGCGCGATACGCAAGCCGACCTGTCGGTGCGCCAGACCGCAATCCTGCTGACCATTTATCTCGAGTTGCCGCCGCATACCGTACGTGGCCTCGCGGCGCGGCTCGGCGTGACCAAGCCGGTGATCACCCGCGCCCTCGACAGCATGGGCAAGCTCGGCCTGGTCACGCGCAAGCGCGACGAGTTCGACAAGCGGAATGTCGTGATCCAGCGGACCGTGGCGGGTGCCCTCGCGGTCGAGCATCTCGCGGATCTGGTCACCGCGCGGGCGCGCGAGCTCGGCGCTGCCTGA